TAGTagcagcagtagtagtagtagtatacatttatttcatgcccTGTCAgttattatattctaaaaaaatcCTTTGGAACCACTTCGCATTACCGTTGCGGTAGAGTAGTCTTAACCGGACAGATGCCATGGAGGCCAGCAATGAGGAAGCTCTGTACTCTGAGTCCAGATGCTCACAGATACCAGACAAAGAGATGAGGACTTTAGCCACACTGCCTCGAGCCAGAGCAAACGCTAACAGAGTCAGCTCAGCGTCAGGAGACACACAGCAACTAGAGAGAGACAAGACGGTTGAAAGCCAAGCACTTCCGTTAAGTGTCCAATTAAGTTCAGATAAAACAGCTGTAATTATTCACTGATAGGAAACAGTTCTCCATTACTATCCAACCAAGTCGTATTGTGTAATTAAAACCGAAAGGGGTTTGCCAGTATTGCCCTCCACGTCAGCATTGTTTTGACCTATTAATAACAGATTTAACAGGCTGAGTTGAGCTGAGCTTGTGCTAGTAGAGCTTGATTCTTACTCCGCTATGCGCAGTAAAAAGCCGTCCACCTCTTCCAGAATGTTTGCAGAGAGGAATTTGGGAAACTCCATTGAAGATGGCGTTAAGGACAGGGGTGGCATGTGCTGTAAGGCTTTCCTAATaagaaaaagcataaaaaaacagtgaaataaatGGTTCTAAACCTAATAAAGTGTTTCTTTATGTTACTGCCATGCTTTTGTGAGAAGCAACATTCAATAGTCATTTCTCCCGACTTACTGTGTGCTCTGTAGGACGGTCTGCGCAAGCACAGGGTTGGTTTCCATGGAAGCAGTGACCAGAGACGTGAGGAGCGACAGATACCATATAGCGGAAGCGTCAGATACTGAAACTTCTTTACTCTTGGTAATCTGGTAGCCCATTGTCTTCAGACCATGAATACGTGTGTCACAGCCATCACTAAGGCAGCGCTTAATGTTTATCTGAATATCTAGGAGAAAAATGAAAGATCAGAGAAAGGGCTTTGGGATTCCTAACAATCATGCTGATAGGACAGGAGTAGTATATACGTGGTATAGACAGAAATCACGGTCTCTCTTTATATTCCACTCACAGCATGCAACTTCCGTGTACATAAACActatcattcaaatgtttgggggatagtaatattttttaagatgttcACAACATCACcggtttttactgtatttttgaccacATAAATGCAGCCACGGTGACCATAAGACACTTTGTTCaaaaaccccaaacttttgaacagtctGTACTAAATTAAACCTTCAAACAGAAGATTCTGTTATACAAGTGTATGCTCACAAGGATGGCTGATGTTGGCGTTATCCAGTAGCGGTACGTAACCCGTGACATTACTGGGGATCCTCACATCTCTGATCTCCTGCAGGGAGCGCCGGTTCTTTCCAACAGCTATAGACACCAGCTGAGGCATGTAGCTGTGGTCATTAGATGCTACCGCGATAGCCAGGCGTCTCAAAACTATGTCTGGCTTCAGCTTTAACCTGTGAAAGTCACGGGgtaattttgttatttagagaaaataatcaaatgcGTTACACATCACCAGCCgcattttaattcaatgaaaataCACCAATGAAACGGGCAGCTTGCCTTATCCAGTGTGAGCGAGCGCTGCCGTCCGACTGCCAGAAAGACACGGTCTCACCGTTGGTCAGCTTGTTGATATCTGCAATATTGGACGAAGCCTCGATGAAGCTGTAGCACTGGGTGACCACCTTAACTTTATCCACATCTGGGTCATGATTGAGCTCAGCTCTGTACTGGATGTCTAGAtctgagaagagagagaagtttTCTCGTATTTTATCCACATTTAACTGTACCTctatcagcaaaataaaaataaaaaatagctaaatCAAGTGCTGAGTGCTGCAAGAATTAACCTAATAACTAGtgttttaaaggattagttcactttcaaattaaaattgtctgataatttactcacccgcatgttaagatgttttgtttttggtttttttgctgaaaacatTTTGGGATTTGATTAACGTCAATGGGCTCCAAACGGTTAAAGGTCAAAATTACAGTTTCAGCACAGCTTCAAACAGCTATAGGCCAACCAGACAATGAATAAGAGTCTTATCTAGTGAAATGATTGGTCATTTAAAAATTTGCttcataaataatgtttgtaacacgtcattatgtaaaaaatgtttattgacgcatatttaaatgtctttgtgtcagtgaattgtttaaaaatggacATTTCGTGTGCGTATTCTGGATGTGAATAAGTACTCTGTACTTTGTCAAACTTGACCTTTTCAACGTAATGACGTATTACGTGCATCGCAAAACAACTGTATCACTAGATAAGGACCTTATTTGTCGTCTGGTATCACTAATAGCCCTCTGAAACTGCAACGAAACTGTAATTTTGACCTTCAGCCGTTTGGAGTTCATTGACGTGAACTAAATCCTGCaaggttttcatcaaaaaccaTGAACTCAGAAATGTAAATTTCCTCGATCTTTTGACACAAGAGGTCACTGTACCATAAAAACATCCCATAAGcttcagaactcaaaactttgTCGTTATATTGAAGCTAGCTTGTCACAATAGCGTGGTTAAACACCATGTCTGTGTCCCAATGTACATACTATCCATCCTAAATGTgatattagtcattttaataccATTGAGGGCAGATAGGGTGGATAGTATGCACACTGTGATGCAGAGAATCTCTGCAGAAGATGATCAAcgcctgcttctacatcactgcctgtttagctgtttttaaccTAAAATCACATCTTCGACCGGAAACAAGGCGATTCTTACTTCTGGGTGccttacaaaaatatataattcctGCAGCactatataataattgttattaccACTCTACCCGCTAACCACCATTTACCTTTTTCCTTCTGTAGCAGGTAATCCAAGAAGTCCTGCACTACAGATGACCTCATGGTGCAGATGCTGTTATAGCCTTCCAGCACCGGGAATGGAATAGCACTGCTGGGGATGCGATTTCGGTGCAAGAATTTCAGGATTTTGGAAGCATGTGCTTTGAGACGGTCCCTGGACTTGGAGAAGATGTCCACAAACCCTGGATGAGCGTGAAGGGCAGAAGAGGACGACAACTGGGTCAAACAATGAGAATCATTTGCATAGAGACCTGGCATGGTCAGCATCGGACATCTGAGCTCGCATCGCCAttgcattcaaataaacacGAACGTTCACGTCTGCTCCCCACCTGGTGTCAAAGAGCACGCCTGAAGCTGCCTGATCACATGACTGAGTTCTCCCTGCAGGTTGGCTCCATTGGAGTTTTTCAGTGCCATGAGCATGTTCTCCACATCGACGATCCCATCACCCTCAGCATCAAACTGCCCAAAGGCCTAAAGAGCACAAATGGAAgagatcattttttttgtctgtacatGCTGTGGCACACATATTACGGTGAGGTAATCGCACAAAAGAGAAggcaaatagaaaacaaaaggaGGACAAGAACAACTAGTCTCTCTAGATCTCTTAAACCAGTTGTCCATTTCACCTACATAAACACGCTCCACTCGAGCCAGCATGTGAATCATTTGTAAAGCAAATGAAAGCGAGTCATGTTGAACTCACTATAGGCACCTACAGAAAGCGACACACTAACAAAATGCGGCATAGTACAACAATGTTTTTGGATGTGTctgaaaatatcatttaaataacgAATTAAGTAATCAATCGGCACCAGGATATATGTATAAAAGAACCATAAACAACAGATACAATAACAGCAATGTGACCGAACTACTTTAATTTGTCAGTATTCTGAAAGCGTGCGGTGAGCCAAtcccagaaaaacaaaaaatgcatccACCAAAATATTAATGACTCCAAATAGGCTTTAATAACGATTACAGATACTCACTTAGCTCTCTACGGTTTAcatatagctttaaaaaaatgtatctgtatATCCCACATCCACCTTTTGACACACATTTCTACAGTTGAGTTTCTGTCCGTTTACCGTCGATATGTATACAAATTGGCAATCAATAGTCAACTATTGAACGTCAAGTGTAGAAATGTGTCGAATGTTAATATGTTATTGCCagacttcatttgctaaagcAGTTCTTATAGCTTTTTTAGTGACGAGAAGTACAGCACAGCAAGACCCTGCTCTATACTAGATGAGTCTTGACTACTATATCATTCGGTTTAATCAAATCTaccaaatgaaaaagaaagacagagcaAATCAAACAGACAATCCTATGATCAAGATTAAAAGTGAACTAGGTGAGGGCAGCCAATAAATCTTTAGCAAACGTGTGATACAAAGGCAGAGATTACAATGTAGCCACTCGGAGCACAGAGCAAGCTATGTAGTCAATTACACAACTTCGGAGTTGTTTGTCACAGCTACATACTACTTATTTACTAATAAGTCATTCGGGCGACAGGGACGTTTTGCTGAAGTGCACTATAATGAAAGTTCACGAATCACCCTTCTTTGGTCTTGAATCTACAAACTCTCGGTTATCAGCCAAGACTTGACACGAACAAACTAGCAGGCTACAGCAGGTCATTGCTCATGTGAGTGACATGTCTGATCACCTCCTCGCACTCGTCTCTGGGCGCGTCTCTGCTCTCCAGCATCTCGCAGAACTGCTCCAGAGTGACGGACTCCTCTCCGCGGCTCAGCCGCTCCTCCAGCCAGCGCACCAGAGCGCTCTCGTTGCGCGCTAGCACCGACTCCGAAATGGCGACCCACGAGTCGCTCATACGGGCCGCTGCCTCTCGGAGCTTCACCTGCTCCAGCAGGGCTTCAGGAGTGGGGAGTCCATAGCTCGGGGCCGGCGGGTTCGCCGAGCCTCTTCCGCTTCTCCCCGGACCGGAGCCTGCCGCTGCCGCTGCGCCTCCTCCTCCACCGCCACCGCTtcctccgccgccgccgccgccacCTCCGCCTCCGCTGCCGGCCCTGGTGCCCGTGGCCGCAGAGGCCGGGCTGCCCTCAGCGAACACGGGACTCTCCGTCTCTACGTCCTCATCGTCGCCGCTCCCGGCGCCACAGCCGCCCTCCGCGTTCCCCATGGTGTTCTGCGGCCTCCGGCTCTCTTCCGATCGCCTTCAGCCCAGTGTTCAAGCTGAGTTTTAGTGTCAGGGTTGATTAGTCCAGAGTGCTTTTCCAGTCAGTGCGCTCCTCCGCTGTCACTACCGCATTGACTGGCTCCGCCAGCTGACGTCATGTTTGTCAGCAAAAAACTTTGGTCTCTTCCGCGAGCTCATCGACGCCCGCCGCGCCGCAAACACGCCCCCTAGCGGTTCACCTCCAGCATTCgcaatgaattatattttttcatcttcAAGAAATGAATGTCTTATTCGAAGCTGATGTCCAGTGATTATGTTAATATGTAGGTCAACTGGAAAGCTCAtatcaaaaaatgcaaaaataatttttttagcattttttttagaagtcaaaaacactacaatatttattatgcaagtTTTGGAAagctaaacattttatatgcatgtcAGTTCTGTTGACtggaaaagttatttttttatagttaaatCTGGActgtttttaagattttgtgtgtgtgtgtgtgtgtgtgtgtaaggatttctataaatatatgaaaagaaaactgGGGTGTGTGATCTGCGGATTTGATttgatgtgatttatttatttattattttcaaaatcaaattttagAAAgtgaataatgcaataaaaatgccaCATAAAAAATACCCCCTTTTAAAAACCAAATTTCTTGCACATAATCCTAACCAGATTCGAatcaagcaaacaaataaataaacaataaataaatctgcaaaaaagtaatgttttaaatatcagattttttgttgttaataatgtgaaatatatatatatatatatatatatatatatatatatatatatatatatatatatatatatatatatatatatatatatatatatattcctgttacacttgaatgtttatagtatatatttttatttttttctatttttatttttgctgtgttgcacattttatattttgtatattgtacataattctctttatatctgtcttgtcttgttatcgtgttgcactgtagagattttgtcactaaaacaaattcctcgtatgtgcaaacatacctggcaataaagtgattctgattctgaaatTTTAACTATCAAATCAATAATTGTACGATTTTATCATACGAACCCTCttacatttactaaaacaatTCTTTGCCAGTTCATAGACTCTTTCAATAAAAAAGCCCCACGAGCCAAATCATATTTGAATTCTGTGTAAGCTTCATTTCTAAATTTATCTGTGTGCACATTTTAAATACCATTTTCCGTTCGGTTATTACCCAGCCTATAGTGTTGATTAATGCCCAGTGTTGCCAGGTCCAAGAAATATTTCCAGCCCAATGACAACTTAAAACACGCCCAAATGGAATGAAAACTAGCCCAATTTCTCCAGTGTCAATCAGATTGTACTAGGCACTGGATTCACTCAATCtcaaacaattaacaaaaacatttcctgaCCCTGGTCAGACGTACttacttttttctcttctctgcaCCTGTCTCCgatgagtaatttttttttcccgcggctgcattttaaaaatatcccaATTGTGCGGGAAAACCGCGACTCTGGCAACACTCCATTAATGCCGCAAATATATTTGCGCACGCGCAGTCGCATACCCGGAAACGTGTTGACAAATGTGATTTTGTTCATGCCGATGCGCATTACGACACTTATTTGAAATGCTGACTGCTTGACATTTCGTCCTCGTCTTTATACACCGTATGCACAATGCTGAAATATTTGGTAGCTCTTATATCAATGGTGTTGGCCGTGTGGACGGTGCCGGAGTGGCTCACGTTCCCAATCTACGGCAGCGTAGTGAACGTGCTGGAGTCTTGGCTGCGGCAGCAGGTCGGTGATAAGCCAGCATCTGCTCCGGGGCGCTTGCTGACCGAAGATGAGCTGTCTTTATACAATGGAGAAGAGAACAGTAAAGGATTGTACCTGGCCATCTTAGGACAGGTGTTTGACGTTGAAAAGGGGCGGAAACATTACGGCCCTGGCGGCGGGTATCATTTCTTTACAGGTCACTTCACTGTGCAATTACAAAGCCGGGTTCTTTAACGCGTAGAGATGGCTGAAAcctgtgtgttgtttgtgtagGGAAAGACGCGTCAAGGGCGTTTATTACAGGGGATTTCACAGAGACCGGCTTAAGTAGCGACGTCTCTGATTTCACGGACTCCCAGATTGTGGCTCTTTATGACTGGCTGTCATTTTATCAGAAGGACTACACTCCAGTAGGTGGGTGCCAAATGACATTCGATGACCAGTTTTGTATTCATAAACGAATTTTGAAGAaaccacattttatttttaggaaatgttgatgttatttaaaaagctattactaaaaagctattttatggtgtacaaaattgtaataaaatgcactttagttaattgtaaCTTATTTAGAACGTGTTGCATATTGTCTTTATGCATGGACATGttctttaaagattaaattattgtaattatcaattcaaagcaaatgatgacaggtGAACTGTCGCTTTAAGGTGCCTGTCTGTATGACCCTTGTTCTGCAGGTAAACTGATGGGCCGATTCTACACAGAAACCGGGCAGCCCACTGATGCTTTGTTACACGTTGAGGCTTTCTTGTCTGAGGGGTTGAAGAAAAAGGCCCAGGCTCAGAGTGAAATGCAGCTGTACCCAGCCTGCAACTCGGAGTGGAGCGAAGCCAGCGGGGGACGTGTATGGTGCTCTACAATGAggtacattttgcatttttttagtcTATCGGTGCTTTGTCCAACATTTTtcctaaaaacacattttttcttcGTAGTGGTGGCATTCACAGGGACTGGGTTGGAGTTCCCAGAATGCTCTTCTCCCCTGGGTCTGGCCATTCCCGATGCGTGTGCATACGACTGTCAGATCCTGTTCACGTCGAGAACCGAAACCTCAGAGAGTACAAAGACTGTCCTCCTCATGCAGAGTCCTGTCGCGTCACCAAAGACTGAGCTACAAGTATACATAACActatttgcatttcatttaacaattttttcatttcaattgatTGTAACAGGCACATTCCAAGTGACTGATGCTGCTTGTTATGtttctaatttaattcattctGTTGCAGTTTGTGGCCAAGTATATTACTCGTGCCATTAAAGATTGTTCAATAAGacaatttaacagttttttttttttttttttttttaatcgtccTTTATGTAAAGTTGTCCTCCCTTTCTTGAAAAGGATACTAGAGGCGGCGACAGGCTAAATATCTGAGCATACAGATACCATACAATGTGCAGAAAGATTAAACAGAGGCCAAATTGTAGGTTTGTCACATAGACAAAAAAGCACAACCtgcattaagtacaaaacaGTTGTAGTGgtcaaaaatattatacatttatctGTACAATTTAACAATACCAATAACAGATGGTGGACTTGGCCCCCccacaaacaaaccaaaaactcAATCACCTTTGAAATATgatcagaaatgtaaaaaaacaaaagaacttTGATAAAGTGCACCTGTTAAGCATGgacatgaaaaagcatttaaaatatgatagGTCAATGTAATGTGACGTGTTACGCCTCCGAGGAGACTCTGAAAACAACGACCAAGCGAGCAGCTCCCCCAGCGCTAGCTTGCAGGGCAAACGTTAACTGGAATGTATCCTTTGGTGATCAGAAATGAATAAAGTGTGATTGTGATGCAGCGATGGCTACCAACAGGCTACAAATGACGTCATGCATGTGCATAGTAAGCATGTCGctaacaaaaaattatttgaaacatCTGAAGCGTTTCTCAAATTTTAGTACGATGTAAACGAATGGATTGGTTAAAACAAAGCCCACTGAATATGCAGATTCGTGAATGATTAAGTGACCATGTTACTAATAACATAACATTAACCTagcaagaaatatttctgtttctcttttagtgttttgatttgaactccagagaaagagaaatgtccCTCCAGAATGTGTTCATAACCTCAGTACAACAACTGAAAGACCCTGCACAGTATGATTAAGGCTTCACACTACTTAAAACATGGCTACCTTTCACAGATCTCTTCGTATCCAGCAGCACTGAACACTAAGCACACTTCCTTGAAATGTTCACAAGACGCTGTATCTACTTCAAACTGGGATTAATagatctgtaaaaaaaagtcacttggAGTACGGCATGATTGCACGTGGGAATCATGTACTAGCCTCGTCCTTCTGATGGAAAATTAAgtactaataataatcatattgtGTCCATATAGCACATTAGCCCTGTATAAAACCCCTATGGTTCTTTTTTTATAGTAGTTGCCCTTCTCCTATCACACTTGGTTTTTGCCAAAAGCTGAACTCGGAACTACAATTTTCATCTGCATCAGCATTCCACTAGTTTTAATCTGGATCCTCGACATACAATAGTTTGGTTCTAAAAAGTACTGCTAGATCAAACACAGATTGTTatggttgtatttttttcctttgacaAAAATGGAATGGTTTTGTTCAGCGGCTCTTCCTGTCTTTGTGTCTTACTCCACGTCTTCATCCTCCGAGGCCCAGCCCATGGGTTCATGCTCAGCTCGGCTGGTGCCCATCCATTCAACATTGCTCTTGTGTGTTAAGAAACGCCGCCCAATGTCAGCACATCAAAGCAGATGTCGCATACACGCACAGGTTTGTTCAGGTCAAATTTGATAATGGGGATCTCTTTTATAGAGCACTTATGGCAGAGCAGGCGCCCACAATGGCGGctaagagagaaagaaaaagacggATGAGCGTTATTAGGTGGCAGGACAAAGGAAGATCCTCGTAAATGGAGTTATCATTTGAAACGAAAGAAGGGCGTGTTCTTTTGTAGAAATAAAAAGACTGAACGGAGCATGTTGTCTACATACCAGTGATGTTTCCTGGTGGTGACTCCAAATTTGGTCATACATTCATAGCAGTTTGAACCATCACACCATGGGGGCTCTTTGGATAGCATATCTGAAGCGTTCAAAATGACAATAGTTAGACTTAACTACTTCCAGAACTGTGATTGTCTTAGAAACGCTAAACCTGTATCTCTTACCTAGAAGACGGAACAGAAGCTGCTTAGTGGCAACCTGATAGTTGAAGATGTTGGTGCCCTGGTTGTTATTAACGCCGAGCCGGGCTCCAGCCCTCACAATGGCACGGCACAGGTTAGCATTTCCTTTCATATAGGCCAACAGAAGCACTGGAAGGAGAAAAGCATCAACTGTCACTGATCCAACCAAAATGGCATGATTGCTATTATTGTGGTAATAATCTGTATAATCAAAGTGGTTGTACTTAACCGACCTGTGTTGCCCTCATTGTCAGGTTTATCCAGGGGATACTCGGGCATGCACTCCAAAAACAGCTCAAAGATGGCTGCCGCATTCTCTTTCCCGTACTGACCAAGAACATGCATGGGAGATTGACCTCTagggagaagaaaagagagcaaAACTAAGTTTTATTgacaggtttttttatttttatatttatatgtttgtagAGTGAGACGATCCGAATCAAACCTGAGATTATAGGCCTCTGCATCTATGTTGGACTCGGTGAGCAGAGCACGCACATTATTCAGACGCCCCTGCATCACGGCCAGATGAAGTGCTATTAGAAAGAAATACAAGGAAATGATACAAAGGATTTCACAGATATAGGAATAATGGGTAACTTTACAacaaggttcattagttaacattaattaaaaattaacaatacttctacagcatttattaatcttagttaatgctaataacataaaagttaaaagttgtTTGTTAACTATTTAATGCACTATAAGCtaacataaactaacaatgaagGGAGGTTTTTTTGAACTAACGTTAacgaagatgaataaatactgtaatgtattGTTCACTGTTTGCTTATGTTAGTTAAGACATCAGGTAAATgctaacaaatgacaccttattgtaaagttttacccAAACTTGCCTATTACTGCAATAGTTTACCATTGTTTCCATTCTCATCTACTGCGGCGAAATCAACACCATTCTCGATCAGGACAGAGCAGATTGTGGAAAGATCCTGTTGTGCAGCGAGATGCAACGCTGTCTGACGATGCTTGGTCAACTCGTTTACTTTAGCACCAGCTAAGAGCTGCAATCCACATACATCAGAGAACAAatatatgttgttgttgttgtatttatatagggggagtaaataaaatcaaataaaaataatctttgcTTTACCAGATTTCTGACAATGATCTCTGATCCCGCCTGTACGGCCAGGTGTAGAGGAGAGAGTTTGGCACTGTCCTGCACTCTGGAGTTCACGTTGGCCTGTACGCTTATGAGGAAGAGCACACTCTCTATGTCTGAGTTCTGCACGGCGACATGCAGGAAGTTCCGACCTTTGTTGTCCAcctaaacaaagcaaaacagaacTTTGATCAAGTGGCTTGGGACATCACACA
This genomic interval from Puntigrus tetrazona isolate hp1 chromosome 5, ASM1883169v1, whole genome shotgun sequence contains the following:
- the LOC122344894 gene encoding neuferricin, which gives rise to MLKYLVALISMVLAVWTVPEWLTFPIYGSVVNVLESWLRQQVGDKPASAPGRLLTEDELSLYNGEENSKGLYLAILGQVFDVEKGRKHYGPGGGYHFFTGKDASRAFITGDFTETGLSSDVSDFTDSQIVALYDWLSFYQKDYTPVGKLMGRFYTETGQPTDALLHVEAFLSEGLKKKAQAQSEMQLYPACNSEWSEASGGRVWCSTMSGGIHRDWVGVPRMLFSPGSGHSRCVCIRLSDPVHVENRNLREYKDCPPHAESCRVTKD